From a single Pseudalkalibacillus hwajinpoensis genomic region:
- the gyrB gene encoding DNA topoisomerase (ATP-hydrolyzing) subunit B, which produces MTLEQQSNKETYDESQIQVLEGLEAVRKRPGMYIGSTSSRGLHHLVWEIVDNSIDEALAGYCSQITVSIEEDNSITVEDNGRGIPVGIQEKMGRPAVEVIMTVLHAGGKFGGGGYKVSGGLHGVGASVVNALSSKLEITVEREGKVYYQSYTRGVPDEDLKIVGESDITGTTIHFIPDTEIFTETIEYEFDLLAHRLRELAFLNRGIKIVAQDKRPEEKIRNEYHYEGGIKSYVEHLNRTREVLHEEPIFVEGEREGISVEVAVQYNDGFASNIYSFANNINTHEGGSHEYGFKTALTRVINDYARKNSLFRESDPNLTGDDVREGLTAIISIKHPDPQFEGQTKTKLGNAEARTITESIFGEKFSTFLFENPLVAKQIVEKGLMASRARAAAKKARELTRRKGALEVSALPGKLADCSSKDASISELYIVEGDSAGGSAKQGRDRHFQAILPLKGKILNVEKARLDKILSNNEIRAIITALGTGIGEDFDLSKARYHKLIIMTDADVDGAHIRTLLLTFFYRYMRPLIENGYVYIAQPPLYKITQGKKITYAYNDRELDIIYNDLPKSPKPGLQRYKGLGEMNPTQLWETTMDPESRTVLQVNLQDAIEADEVFDMLMGDRVEPRRNFIQDNAHYVKNLDV; this is translated from the coding sequence ATGACATTAGAGCAACAATCTAATAAAGAAACATACGATGAAAGTCAGATCCAGGTCCTTGAAGGCCTTGAGGCGGTTCGAAAGCGTCCTGGTATGTATATAGGTTCCACTAGTAGCCGTGGACTGCACCACTTAGTCTGGGAGATTGTTGATAACAGTATCGATGAAGCCCTGGCAGGTTACTGTTCACAGATTACGGTAAGCATTGAGGAAGATAACAGCATTACGGTAGAAGATAATGGACGCGGGATCCCGGTTGGTATTCAAGAGAAAATGGGGCGTCCTGCAGTAGAAGTTATCATGACCGTCCTGCATGCAGGCGGTAAATTTGGTGGCGGAGGCTATAAAGTTTCCGGAGGACTGCATGGTGTAGGAGCATCTGTCGTTAATGCCCTTTCTTCAAAGCTTGAAATTACTGTCGAGCGTGAAGGAAAAGTTTATTACCAGAGCTATACACGCGGTGTACCTGATGAAGACTTGAAAATAGTAGGCGAAAGTGACATTACTGGGACAACGATTCATTTCATACCAGATACCGAAATTTTCACCGAAACGATTGAATATGAATTTGATCTCCTCGCACATCGTTTAAGAGAACTTGCTTTCTTAAACCGTGGCATTAAAATCGTTGCTCAGGATAAGCGTCCTGAAGAAAAGATACGCAATGAATACCACTATGAAGGTGGTATTAAATCCTACGTTGAACATTTAAATCGCACGCGCGAGGTGCTGCATGAAGAGCCAATTTTTGTTGAAGGCGAGCGGGAAGGTATTTCGGTTGAAGTTGCCGTTCAATATAATGATGGTTTCGCTAGCAACATTTATTCATTTGCGAATAATATCAACACGCACGAAGGTGGAAGCCATGAATATGGTTTCAAAACAGCCCTAACACGAGTTATTAATGATTACGCAAGAAAAAACAGTTTGTTCAGAGAGAGTGACCCTAACTTAACCGGTGATGATGTCCGTGAAGGATTAACGGCGATCATTTCCATTAAGCATCCGGATCCACAGTTTGAAGGTCAGACTAAGACGAAGCTTGGTAATGCAGAGGCCCGCACGATTACGGAATCGATTTTTGGAGAGAAGTTCTCTACTTTCCTTTTTGAAAATCCCCTGGTAGCTAAGCAGATTGTTGAAAAAGGTCTTATGGCCTCAAGAGCGCGTGCTGCAGCTAAGAAAGCAAGAGAGTTAACAAGACGTAAAGGTGCACTTGAAGTAAGTGCCCTCCCTGGTAAGTTAGCAGATTGCTCTTCTAAGGATGCTTCCATTTCAGAGCTTTATATTGTTGAGGGTGACTCAGCCGGCGGTTCTGCAAAGCAGGGCCGTGATCGACACTTCCAGGCAATTTTACCGCTAAAAGGTAAAATTCTAAATGTCGAAAAAGCTCGTCTAGATAAGATTCTATCTAACAATGAAATTAGAGCGATTATCACTGCACTGGGCACAGGTATAGGTGAGGATTTTGATTTATCAAAAGCACGTTATCATAAACTTATCATCATGACAGATGCTGATGTTGACGGGGCACACATTAGAACGCTACTATTAACATTCTTCTATCGTTATATGCGTCCATTAATTGAAAATGGTTATGTTTATATTGCCCAGCCGCCTCTTTATAAAATCACTCAAGGGAAGAAAATCACTTACGCTTATAACGACCGCGAGCTTGATATCATATATAATGATCTTCCTAAAAGCCCTAAGCCTGGTCTCCAGCGATACAAGGGTCTTGGAGAGATGAATCCTACTCAGCTTTGGGAAACGACAATGGACCCTGAATCACGTACAGTGCTGCAAGTTAACCTGCAGGATGCGATCGAAGCTGACGAAGTTTTTGATATGTTGATGGGAGATCGGGTAGAACCGAGACGAAACTTTATTCAGGATAATGCCCACTACGTGAAAAACCTGGATGTTTAA
- the remB gene encoding extracellular matrix regulator RemB: MFIHLGEDVVVQSRDVVGIFDWQVMEEAEITNEFLHRHQKDRLVEDIGGELTKSIVITTDTVYLSPLSSLTLKRRAYSVSDSVEIREESS, translated from the coding sequence GTGTTTATACACTTAGGAGAGGACGTTGTTGTTCAATCAAGAGATGTTGTTGGCATTTTTGATTGGCAGGTTATGGAGGAAGCAGAAATTACAAATGAATTCTTGCATCGCCATCAGAAAGACAGGCTAGTAGAAGATATCGGTGGAGAATTAACAAAATCGATCGTTATCACTACGGATACAGTTTATCTCTCTCCATTATCTTCACTAACTTTGAAAAGAAGAGCTTATTCGGTATCCGATAGTGTTGAAATTCGCGAGGAATCATCTTGA